Genomic segment of Corynebacterium urealyticum DSM 7109:
TCGGCATCGGTCTGCACGCGGTATTCAGCGGGCTTGTTGGATACGGCATCGGACGGGCGCTGTGGGGGCCACGGGAACGGAGCCGAGCATGGCGTTGTGGGCAGGTTTTCGGGTGGGGTTTTGCCGGTTTTGCGTTGCATTTCTTGTGGAATATCAGCTGGCCGGACCCGGTGGCGCCGTTCGTATTGGCGGCCGTATGGGTCACCGGGGTTGCCGCCTTAGTCACGTGCTTCTACCGAGAAGAGAAGGGATTACGGCAGGTCGAGGGCACTTCCGACGACCCCTAGCTAGCGTCGAGCCCCTGGCCGGGGCGGCGACGGAATGCGCGAAAACATAGCCCAGCAATGGGGTGAATGTTAATTACAGTGGTGTAAGGTGCTTGGGATTACGTGCGATACGGATGTGAAAAGAGTGAAAGTTGGGTACTCTATTCCACATGCGTTCACTGCCTTGGCGCCGCACGCGCCGTACCTCGACCCCTGCACGCCTCACGGCAACTGCTCTTTTGGGCACGTCTGCCACCGTCGCCGCGCTGATGGCGAGCCACGTGATCCCGGTGCCTTCCTGGGCCATCCCGGGCATCGACGTCGCCTCCCACCAGCACCCGGGCGGCGCGGCCATCGATTGGAACACCGTCGCTGCCAGCGGCCAGAAGTTCGCCTTCGTGAAGGCCACTGAGGGCACCAGCTACACCAACCCCTACTACGCCTCGGACTCGGTGAAGGCCCAGCAGGCCGGCATCATTCCGGGCAGCTACCACTACGCTCGCCCAGGTTGGAATGATCCGCGCGCCGAGGCCCGGTTCTACGCCTCCGTGATCGCGACCGGCCCGCAGCCTTCCCTGCCCCCGGTTCTCGACCTCGAGGAAGATCAGGGCCTTAGCCCCCAGCAGCTGCAGCACTGGGTGCGTGAATGGATCGACGAGATCAAGATCCAGACCGGTCGCCAGCCGATCATCTACACCTACTACTCCTTCTGGAAGCAGAAGATGGCGAATACGACGGAGTTCTCCGAGTACCCGCTGTGGCTGGCCTACTACTCCAGCAGCCTGCCGAATGATATCCCGGGCGGCTGGGACAAGGTCACCTTCTGGCAGTACAGCGGCAACGGTTCCGTCGACGGCGTGATCACCGACGTCGACTTGAACGAGTACTACGGCGACGACTCCCAGCTCCAGGCACTGGCCGGAGACATGGGAGCTAACACTCCGGCCGGCGAGACCTCCAACCAGCTGGCACCGTCCCAGCCGATCGTCGAGAAGGAAGCTCAGATCGTCAACGAGATCGAGCACCAGACCGGCGTCAACATGCCGATCACCTCGGACTTCGTGGTTCAGCTGCTCGGCGTCGTCGGCGGCCGTGTGTCCCCGGAGACTTTCATCAACAGCGCACTGCCGCAGCTCACCGCTCCGGTCGCTGCAGCGATCTCCCAGCAGCTCGGCGTGCCGCAGGACCAGGTTGCGGAGAAGATCCAGCAGGGCCAGGAGCTCTTGCCTGCGCTCACCGCGCTGGCTGGCGCCCTGGGCGAGGCTCGCCAGAACGGTGGCGTGCCCACCGAGGCGATCCAACAGCTGCTCAACATGGCCGGCCAGTCGGGTGCCCTGGGCAGCGCCGGCAGCAGCTCCAGTGTTGACCTGGGCCAGCTGCTCCGCGTGATCCAGACGGTGGCAGGCACCCGGGACTGGGCAGGCCAGCTGCAGAACGGTCAGCTCAACGTCGACCCGAACGCGCTCCAGGGGCTCCTGCGCGCCCTGAGCTAAACACTGGACATACCCGCTCGCGCACGATAAAGCCCGCGGCTCCTCTCGAGGTACGAGGAGCCGCGGGCTTTGGCGTTGCCGCAGGCGGTTAGTGCTTGAGGCAGCTAGTACAGCCCACCCACGTGCGCTGCCAGCCTGCCGTTCTACCGGCAGGCCAGCCGCTAACTATTCATCGTTGTACTTCATCGGGCCGTTGTACCAGAAGCCCGAGCGGGTCTTCTCTTCGACGTCCACCTCAACCGGACGCGGCTTCTCGCCCGTGGCATCCGGGAAGGTACGCAGGCGGTCCAGCACGCCCCAGTCCCGCAGCCAGTCGTCCTTAAGGTAGGTCGGCAGCTCCGTGGCCTGTGTGCTCATCTGCACCAGCCCCACGGAACCGCCACCGGCGTAGTCCATCACCGGGGTGAGGATGCGGCGCGCGGAGTGATCCGGCGAGATGCGGAACTCCGGCACCTCAGCCACGCCAACGGTGTGGTCGAATGGCCGCTGGCACGGGAACTGGAAGGCCGTGGCCCAGTCCAGCAGTGCCGGAGCCTCGGAACCCACGTAGTCATTCAGCGGCTCCAGCTGCGGGGCGCGTGGCGGGGTCAGCGCCAGCCACTCGGATGGGGTGAGGTTGGTATCCACCGCGACGATGCGGATCTGATCCGCCTCCTCCGGGATCCAGTCCATCGGAATGCGCAGGTTACGCCACTGCGGGGCGGTGCCGATGTCCAGTGGCAGGTCCTCGCCCAGCGGCTCGAAGTCCTCCTGGCCCTTGCCAGTCGACTTGCCGTACTCAACCTTGACCAGCTGCCCGTACTGGAAGACATTGTCGGAATCGAAGTGACCAATGGTGCCCGCAGCGCTCAGCGTGATCAGGGGGTAGTCCTCACGGTTCTCCGGCAGGGAGTACCACTTGGTCGTCGTCGAGGCAGAGAACTGCGATCCCTCCTGGAAGGAGCCGACCACCGGCACGCGCTGGGGATCCAGCTCGAAAGGCAGGCGCGCATGCGAACCGTTCACGCCCGGCTTCGACAGCAGGCCACCGGCGGTGCCGGAATCCTGACCACCGTCCGCGGCCTCGGCGCCACCGCTGCGGTCACCGGAGGCCGCGGCGTCGTCGTTCCGGTCGTTGGACGCCGCGCCGGCGGTACCGTCCGTGCCCTCGTTGGTGGCCTGGGTGGCTTCTTCGTTCAGGCCCGTGCCGGTGCTCCGCTGATCGCCATCCAGCTTCATCGCGGTTTCCACGGAGTTCTGGCTCACGGCATCCTCGCCACGGCCATCCGGGTCGATGTGCGCCGGGATGCGGTTCGGTAGGAAGCCCGTGGAGTCCTCGGTGGTCAGGGAGTCGCCGATCGGGGAACCGTCGGCAACCTTCAGCAGCGAATCATTCGTATTCGTCTCCACAAGGACGTCCTCGGCCAGCTGGCAGGTGTGCCCGGCCAACGAGACGGCGTTGCCCTTGCCGATCGAATATGCCGGCCACTGCGAGATGAAGCCCTTGCCCATTGACGCGATCGAGAAGACCAGCGCCAGCATGGTCAGCGCGCCGATCGGTGCCGCGGTCACCATCGTGACGCGGTACTTACGCTTCCGTTTCTTCGTGTCCGTTGCCGCACGGTCAGCGTCGTCATTGTCGACGTCAGCAACCTCGCCTGCGGACTGGGCGCGCGCCTTCTGGGCGTCCGTGCGGTAGCCCAGCAGCACACCCCACAGCAGTGTGAGCAGGGCGATGGCCAGCATCACCGTGGAGGCCTCAATGCCGCCGACCTGGATCGTCTTATCCCACCACGGCACGCCGAAGCTGGAGACGTACCACCAGCCATTCGTGCCGGAGAGCGCCAGCGCGAAGAGCATGAACGTGGTGCCCAGGAAGAGCACGCGGTTGCGTGCGGAGCTCGCCGAGAAGTGCGAAGCGGCGACCGCCGCCAGCCCGATGAGTGCAGCGCCGATGCCCGCGTAGACGCCGAAGTGGTGCGTCCACTTTGTCGGCGTGAAGACCATGAAGAAGGCCGTGCCGAGGATGACCAGAATCAGGCGCACAGTCGGGCTCTTCGCCGCGCCCGGAACACGCCCATTGCGCAGGATAGACGCCACAACCACGCCGAGGCTGAAGATCATCATCAGCACGATGAAACGGCGCGCGAAGGAGCCGTCGGTGGACTGCTCCAGCAGGGAGGTATAGCGCACGTACTCCTGGTACCAGGACAGCGACGGGCCCCGGTCGGAGCGCACGGCGATGGCCTCACGCACGGTGCTGAACGTCTGGTCGCCGAACACGCCGACGAGGATCGCGGTACCCGCGGCGAGGAACGGTGCGATCTGCGCGAGCATCCCGCGGATCACCTTCCCGCGGCTCGCGCCCTTCTCCGCACCCAACCAGGGCAGACGACGCACCGCGATGCGGATCAGGGCGCTCAGGGAAACCAGCACCGCCGCCACGGCCATCAGGCCGGTCGGGCCAGCACCCAATGCCAGGGTGGCCAGCAACGTACCGAGCGCCGCCGGCAGCAGCCGGTGGGTAGCGATGGCACGCTCGAAGGAGACCCAGGTCAGCAGCGAGAAGACTGCGATGATCGGCTCCGGGCGGGTGCCGTTATTGAAGGCGATGAAGAACATCAGGAAGGCCACCGCGGTGGTCCAGTGCGCCACGGCGCGCTGATTGATCTTCACTCCCAGTCGCGGCAGCACCTCGCGGGAGAGCACCAGCCAGGTCACCGCGGAGGCCAGCAGAGCGGGAAGTCGCATCCACAGGGAGGTGGAGGAGACGTTGACCATCAGTGACAGCAGGTCGTAGAACGGCCAGCCGAAGGGGGACTCCGGTACGCCGAACCAGCGGTAGTAGTTGGCCATGTAGCCGGACTCGTGGCTGGCCCGGGCCATCGTCAGCAGGTAACCATCGTCGGCGGTATTCGCGCCGATGAAATACCAGATCAGCAGCACGGCGCCCACGAAGCCGTCCACCCAGCGCGGCTTCCACCAATCCTTCTGCATCAGGCGACCGGAGCCGGTGCGGCCGTCCAGCTTGTCGATCTGGTGCAGCGCCCACAGCGAGACGACCATCAAGGCCAGGCCGAGCCACATGACGATGTTCTTCAGCAGCGTCGGGGCGCTCGAGAAGCGCGAATCCACCTTGACGTCGGCCTTAAGTCCCGCGTCGGCAGCGGCCTTCGCGTTCTCTGGGGTGTTCTCGAACTCGGTGTAGATGCCGGTCAGCATGGGGCGAGTGTCCCGGTCGATATCGCCGGAGTACACCGCAGGGTCCAGCTCTTCGCCGTCGGTGGTGGTGCCGTCCACCCAGACCCGGGTGGCCTCGGCATCCGAGGTGATGCGCAGCAGTGCATCATCGGAGAGCTCCTTGAGGTCCTTCTCCTTGAGGGAGAGGGGCACCACGTTGCGGATGATGACGTCCAGTCCGGAGTCGGTGTTGCGGACGAAGAGCCCGCGCAGCGTCTCCTCCTTCGAGCCCTCCGGCACGGTGGATAGGACGTTGCTCTGGCCGTCGTTGAGCTTGTCGACCTCGGAAAGCGGGATGGAAAGGTCCAGGCTCTCCGGGGAGTAGCTGATCAGTGGTGCGGTGACGCTGCTCAGGTCCCCATTCTGCGGCCAGGAAAAGGAAGACTGCTGCTGGTTCACCGGCAAAAATGGGGTGGCGATGAAAAGCAAGAAGCCCAGCAAGCCGGACACGATCGCGAGGGTCGTGATCCGACTGCTGGCGCCACTCTTCGGGGCCGAGCTCGCCTGTGGCGGCGGCGCGGAGTTTACCGCGTTTCGGGGCCCTCGATCTGGCTGTTTATTATTCTGCTGCACCGTAGACACGGCTAATAACTGTACGTTACCGCCGGTCAAATGTGGACTAGTACGCGCGTGGCCTTAGTTACGCACCGCGACAGCGAAAGGCCCGATCTGCGTGACATCCCAGTGCTTCTGGAACGCGCTCGCCGGGAAGTGGACGGTGCGGAACCGGACGTTCGGCTGGTTCGGGTAGATGTCATCCGCGATGAGGTAGGAGAACTCCGCTT
This window contains:
- a CDS encoding arabinosyltransferase domain-containing protein, with the protein product MSTVQQNNKQPDRGPRNAVNSAPPPQASSAPKSGASSRITTLAIVSGLLGFLLFIATPFLPVNQQQSSFSWPQNGDLSSVTAPLISYSPESLDLSIPLSEVDKLNDGQSNVLSTVPEGSKEETLRGLFVRNTDSGLDVIIRNVVPLSLKEKDLKELSDDALLRITSDAEATRVWVDGTTTDGEELDPAVYSGDIDRDTRPMLTGIYTEFENTPENAKAAADAGLKADVKVDSRFSSAPTLLKNIVMWLGLALMVVSLWALHQIDKLDGRTGSGRLMQKDWWKPRWVDGFVGAVLLIWYFIGANTADDGYLLTMARASHESGYMANYYRWFGVPESPFGWPFYDLLSLMVNVSSTSLWMRLPALLASAVTWLVLSREVLPRLGVKINQRAVAHWTTAVAFLMFFIAFNNGTRPEPIIAVFSLLTWVSFERAIATHRLLPAALGTLLATLALGAGPTGLMAVAAVLVSLSALIRIAVRRLPWLGAEKGASRGKVIRGMLAQIAPFLAAGTAILVGVFGDQTFSTVREAIAVRSDRGPSLSWYQEYVRYTSLLEQSTDGSFARRFIVLMMIFSLGVVVASILRNGRVPGAAKSPTVRLILVILGTAFFMVFTPTKWTHHFGVYAGIGAALIGLAAVAASHFSASSARNRVLFLGTTFMLFALALSGTNGWWYVSSFGVPWWDKTIQVGGIEASTVMLAIALLTLLWGVLLGYRTDAQKARAQSAGEVADVDNDDADRAATDTKKRKRKYRVTMVTAAPIGALTMLALVFSIASMGKGFISQWPAYSIGKGNAVSLAGHTCQLAEDVLVETNTNDSLLKVADGSPIGDSLTTEDSTGFLPNRIPAHIDPDGRGEDAVSQNSVETAMKLDGDQRSTGTGLNEEATQATNEGTDGTAGAASNDRNDDAAASGDRSGGAEAADGGQDSGTAGGLLSKPGVNGSHARLPFELDPQRVPVVGSFQEGSQFSASTTTKWYSLPENREDYPLITLSAAGTIGHFDSDNVFQYGQLVKVEYGKSTGKGQEDFEPLGEDLPLDIGTAPQWRNLRIPMDWIPEEADQIRIVAVDTNLTPSEWLALTPPRAPQLEPLNDYVGSEAPALLDWATAFQFPCQRPFDHTVGVAEVPEFRISPDHSARRILTPVMDYAGGGSVGLVQMSTQATELPTYLKDDWLRDWGVLDRLRTFPDATGEKPRPVEVDVEEKTRSGFWYNGPMKYNDE
- a CDS encoding glycoside hydrolase family 25 protein → MRSLPWRRTRRTSTPARLTATALLGTSATVAALMASHVIPVPSWAIPGIDVASHQHPGGAAIDWNTVAASGQKFAFVKATEGTSYTNPYYASDSVKAQQAGIIPGSYHYARPGWNDPRAEARFYASVIATGPQPSLPPVLDLEEDQGLSPQQLQHWVREWIDEIKIQTGRQPIIYTYYSFWKQKMANTTEFSEYPLWLAYYSSSLPNDIPGGWDKVTFWQYSGNGSVDGVITDVDLNEYYGDDSQLQALAGDMGANTPAGETSNQLAPSQPIVEKEAQIVNEIEHQTGVNMPITSDFVVQLLGVVGGRVSPETFINSALPQLTAPVAAAISQQLGVPQDQVAEKIQQGQELLPALTALAGALGEARQNGGVPTEAIQQLLNMAGQSGALGSAGSSSSVDLGQLLRVIQTVAGTRDWAGQLQNGQLNVDPNALQGLLRALS